A single Aspergillus chevalieri M1 DNA, chromosome 3, nearly complete sequence DNA region contains:
- the lcb2 gene encoding putative serine palmitoyltransferase 2 (BUSCO:EOG09260Z3X;~COG:O;~EggNog:ENOG410PG3U;~InterPro:IPR004839,IPR015424,IPR015421,IPR015422;~PFAM:PF00155;~TransMembrane:1 (o150-169i);~go_function: GO:0003824 - catalytic activity [Evidence IEA];~go_function: GO:0030170 - pyridoxal phosphate binding [Evidence IEA];~go_process: GO:0009058 - biosynthetic process [Evidence IEA]): protein MPRRSAASSSTTDSPNSPSFSTSIPGKGGIPIKAPNRLSQFFSSPKSKSEPQTAQAALQSVSGNTPSPSTPPISSASLSLPTISLSTATADNPNMDEPPTTLFQPPSPEEARRLAKQHAQFGPIGHHSHRYSSRHPGGVFPEPVMDEPPYYYLITTYISYLILIAFGHVRDFFGKRFREENYRHLKPRNGYGALNSDFDNFYVRRLKLRINDCFDRPTTGVPGRTISLIDRKTDDHNKHFYFTGTTTDTLNLSSYNYLGFAQSEGPCADYAEEIMRKYGITAPSTRAEVGTQDLHTEVEDLVARFVGKESSMVFSMGFGTNATIFPALVSKGCLIISDELNHASIRFGARLSGASIGMFKHNDMKDLEVKLREAISQGQPRTHRPWKKILVVVEGLYSMEGSMCNLPGLIALKRRYKFHLFIDEAHSIGAIGPRGRGVCDYFSIDTHEVDILMGTLTKSFGANGGYIAGDKVMIDKLRATNSGVIFGESPAPAVLAQISSALRIINGEIIPGQGEERLQRLAFNSRYLRLGLKRLGFIVYGHDDSPIIPVLLFNPAKMPAFSHEMLRRKISVVVVGYPATPLVSSRARFCVSAAHTKEDLDRILTACDEIGNVLQLKFSTGIAGGALPENGELAPPPEMEKEWRSKRSPSILPPRWRIEDVIRRGVQDSKAPMY, encoded by the coding sequence ATGCCTCGTCGATCTGCggcttcctcttccaccACCGATTCTCCCAACTCGCCGTCCTTTTCTACTTCGATTCCCGGAAAGGGCGGTATACCCATCAAGGCCCCCAACCGTCTGAGCCAATTCTTCTCTTCGCCTAAATCCAAGTCCGAACCTCAGACTGCCCAGGCGGCCCTCCAGTCCGTCAGTGGGAATACACCTAGTCCCTCTACTCCTCCGATAAGCTCAGCCTCACTGTCATTACCGACTATCTCTCTCTCCACAGCTACGGCGGACAATCCCAACATGGACGAACCGCCCACCACGCTCTTTCAACCTCCGTCGCCCGAAGAGGCACGCCGCTTGGCTAAACAACATGCGCAGTTCGGTCCCATCGGTCATCATAGCCACCGGTATTCGAGTCGACACCCCGGTGGTGTCTTCCCGGAGCCCGTGATGGACGAACCGCCTTATTATTATCTTATCACCACCTACATTAGTTACCTAATCCTAATTGCCTTCGGTCATGTCCGTGACTTCTTCGGTAAGCGTTTCCGCGAAGAGAACTATCGACACCTAAAACCGCGGAATGGCTACGGTGCCCTCAACAGTGATTTCGATAACTTCTATGTTCGTCGTCTCAAGTTGCGTATCAACGACTGTTTCGACCGGCCCACGACTGGCGTTCCCGGACGTACCATTAGCCTGATTGACCGCAAAACGGATGACCATAACAAGCACTTCTACTTTACAGGCACCACCACCGATACACTCAACCTGAGCTCTTACAACTACCTTGGTTTCGCTCAATCCGAAGGTCCGTGTGCGGATTACGCTGAGGAGATCATGAGAAAGTATGGTATCACCGCTCCCAGCACTCGCGCCGAAGTGGGAACGCAAGACCTTCATACAGAAGTGGAGGATCTGGTCGCTAGATTTGTGGGCAAGGAATCCTCGATGGTCTTCTCGATGGGATTTGGCACCAATGCCACCATCTTCCCTGCACTGGTTAGCAAAGGTTGCCTGATCATTTCGGATGAACTGAACCACGCGTCGATTCGTTTTGGAGCCCGTCTCTCGGGTGCGTCCATTGGCATGTTCAAGCACAATGACATGAAAGATTTGGAAGTCAAGTTGCGGGAGGCTATCTCCCAGGGCCAGCCTCGGACCCACCGCCCATGGAAGAAGATTCTTGTGGTCGTTGAGGGTCTCTACTCGATGGAAGGCTCCATGTGCAACCTGCCCGGTCTCATTGCTTTGAAACGTCGCTACAAATTCCACCTTTTTATCGACGAAGCTCACTCGATTGGTGCGATCGGCCCTCGGGGCCGGGGGGTGTGTGACTATTTCAGCATCGATACCCATGAAGTGGATATCCTAATGGGCACTTTGACTAAGTCCTTTGGAGCCAATGGCGGGTACATCGCCGGTGATAAGGTCATGATTGACAAACTACGTGCCACGAACTCCGGTGTTATCTTTGGAGAATCTCCGGCTCCAGCCGTCCTGGCGCAGATATCCTCTGCACTTCGAATTATCAACGGTGAAATTATCCCTGGCCAAGGCGAAGAGCGGCTACAGCGTCTGGCCTTCAACTCGCGATACCTTCGTCTCGGCTTGAAGCGTCTTGGCTTTATAGTATATGGTCACGACGATTCGCCAATTATacctgttcttctcttcaaccCTGCTAAGATGCCCGCCTTCTCCCACGAGATGCTCCGAAGGAAGATCTCCGTGGTCGTTGTCGGCTATCCTGCGACTCCTTTGGTCTCGTCTCGGGCTCGTTTCTGTGTCTCCGCCGCTCACACCAAAGAAGATCTCGACCGAATTCTGACCGCTTGTGATGAAATTGGGAACGTCCTCCAATTGAAGTTCTCCACCGGTATTGCTGGCGGTGCACTACCAGAAAATGGGGAGCTGGCACCCCCTCCGGAAATGGAGAAGGAGTGGCGCAGCAAGCGGTCTCCCTCCATCCTTCCTCCCCGATGGCGCATCGAAGACGTTATCCGACGTGGTGTTCAAGACTCAAAGGCACCCATGTACTAA
- a CDS encoding PQ-loop repeat-containing protein (COG:S;~EggNog:ENOG410PFAU;~InterPro:IPR006603;~PFAM:PF04193;~TransMembrane:5 (o62-88i108-127o133-155i321-341o376-397i)), producing the protein MLRRSVFVSPFPSPLSRQRLIISDTSVTMPPPLLHYVNSAAAAILPHHCEPSSSFFAVVSSYLHTCIPTPLALVSSVLGTCSIISWLFAQLPQIYKNYQIKSTSGLSIYFLIEWCLGDASNLVGALLTRQAGWQVVVAGYYVLVDLTLVFQFFWYTYHQNRQVPYESITYPRHGDGAGGVLDGVSVNEDNSVRRSTARETATKSLDTKSANYTVEGVSPSCSSNGHQNSSYSNEKRRPVVKAGNGSPPGFASPRTLLMASMFCAVAANASPTEITPETPVAQKDSLEIIGQVISWMSTFLYLGSRPPQLYKNYCRKSTAGLSPLLFMAAFGGNLFYSASLLTNPYAWNNFPPYGGGGWADADGSNRLDWISRSTPFFLGAFGVLFFDGFMGVQFLMYGSKDDESVVEVDGEENDDPKDSRGARWTRVRGWMRGWIPSISPVRRQQQHAQESRALLGGESERYGAV; encoded by the coding sequence ATGTTGAGACGATCGGTGTTTGTTAGTCCATTCCCGTCGCCCTTATCTCGCCAACGCCTCATTATATCCGATACAAGTGTAACAATGCCTCCACCATTATTACACTACGTCAATTCAGCAGCCGCTGCTATCCTCCCTCATCATTGCGAACcgtcctcatccttcttcgCCGTCGTTTCCTCCTACCTCCATACGTGCATCCCGACACCTCTCGCCCTTGTCTCCTCCGTCCTCGGAACATGCAGCATTATCTCATGGCTCTTCGCCCAACTCCCTCAAATATACAAGAACTACCAGATCAAATCGACATCGGGGTTATCAATATACTTCCTGATCGAATGGTGTCTGGGTGATGCGAGCAATCTCGTGGGCGCACTTCTCACACGGCAGGCGGGTTGGCAGGTTGTGGTTGCGGGTTACTATGTCTTAGTCGACCTTACCCTTGTTTTCCAGTTCTTTTGGTATACGTACCATCAGAATCGACAGGTTCCATACGAGAGTATAACCTATCCGCGCCACGGTGACGGTGCGGGAGGCGTTTTGGATGGAGTTTCGGTGAATGAGGATAATTCGGTCCGTCGTTCGACGGCCCGAGAAACTGCTACAAAGAGCTTAGATACCAAGAGTGCTAATTACACTGTTGAGGGGGTATCTCCCTCTTGCTCGTCCAACGGCCACCAAAATTCATCCTATTCCAACGAGAAACGCCGCCCCGTCGTCAAAGCAGGAAACGGGTCTCCTCCTGGCTTCGCATCTCCTCGCACCCTCCTCATGGCCTCTATGTTTTGCGCAGTCGCCGCAAACGCCTCCCCCACCGAAATCACTCCCGAAACACCAGTCGCCCAAAAAGACTCCCTGGAAATCATCGGCCAGGTTATCTCCTGGATGTCCACATTCCTCTACCTCGGCTCCCGCCCTCCGCAACTCTACAAGAACTACTGCCGCAAGAGCACCGCCGGACTCTCCCCTCTCCTCTTCATGGCGGCCTTTGGCGGTAACCTCTTCTACTCCGCCTCCCTTCTCACAAACCCCTACGCCTGGAACAACTTCCCTCCCTACGGAGGCGGTGGCTGGGCCGATGCGGATGGAAGCAACCGCCTCGACTGGATCAGCCGCTCAACACCGTTCTTCCTCGGTGCTTTTGGCGTACTCTTTTTCGACGGTTTCATGGGAGTCCAGTTCCTTATGTACGGATCCAAGGATGATGAATCAGTAGTGGAAGTTGACGGTGAAGAAAACGACGACCCCAAGGACAGCCGTGGTGCTCGCTGGACTCGAGTCCGGGGCTGGATGAGAGGCTGGATCCCCTCTATTTCTCCGGTCCGTCGGCAGCAACAGCATGCTCAGGAAAGTCGGGCTTTGTTGGGTGGGGAGTCGGAGAGGTATGGTGCTGTCTAG